From Xiphophorus maculatus strain JP 163 A chromosome 12, X_maculatus-5.0-male, whole genome shotgun sequence, the proteins below share one genomic window:
- the LOC102218011 gene encoding zinc finger protein 462-like, whose product MQSDPVQFSTFGHMEETVPQESLAKFFYCSKCTLIFKSKVYLFEHLNKVHCLDIDVCLRDAGLKYAESKKVNTEKSRSAGKSFTCRNCDFKTCSQDVLTKHETQCGQTESPKLIEAFTTPVTTSNQHDEAEAASSSKDLRIYKRPSSQTITKYFTATSGSNVKLKLSCDTKKTFSLEETPQIDVSFRPSDVFKHADHLYHSKRGESVSQAEQTNTVISEVGRKTSNESLKAPASKKPKLEEEATENKTSKPSGSAEFSFEVSDEEEERKAKLVNRDPPRPKVYFCKHCDYSNVSSRLVSSHYASDHPYVRCNAGYIQQSSDQSATFRCLECPVEFLSTVDLKWHYTEKHPEAPDVFKMKLNQLKLEFKCFTCTFTCSEVKDLRHHYKQNHRTWEVDNSLLFCQYLVKECQKMCEKTASPEKSVELSPKRTSTPHKEVEITLSRHPPTSTGPDATLYKCVKCQFEHKSAVAMQVHYQKKHPEKLVTLDEIKQLAREMTPEKKSLQKEKSTVQIKEKDTTTEVSKGSPEHLRIESVKSLADYAKKESSPSKHTRKTTDETASSQKVKLKPAPSLQTDSKLSQSELPSKATLKTPEISTPKCVKSSKKESTTKMSLSKPNTETTKSKSDKYLCSSPLDMHYCQFCSYASPQIRSVIGHHNAKHAAHKLLSKEDIIQYSAEVIENKNPITFKTSSHMKNSNECKTQIRKTEVSVHVDQLYFCHLCNLGNPSTQGIIAHQTKVHHYKHSSRKSILKYSALVREKIEKNGSDSSKLPLPIIKEEDKDMFFCHNCNYKHRSLAEVAHHFSRIHCKPFNKTDIRQYTSKVLEQLQKSLKSAANQEKPEGKKEATNMSSKTFSNSVINTETHRKLPCKYCTFTTQYVFLLMSHMRKIHFSKLSVAAVLRLCFRRGALESGYHCEWCVFSHKKAEVVHKHYQDRHPGCKQMSLAIVKARLFVGIKELHSKDEKTELKSVSTGQTSQSSQKDQDQLYHCTLCTFKSNAKRYLTRHCNKFHPLLVKDSPSDKGKREKSELDDLNEMPGLFESFQVPLEDTDEETSSSDVIKCPSCPATFHSKHGLSVHTGIKHLNGRNVKKQPEQIEGHLHVYKCPYCNYFNTSHQGVLTHCQMRHPVSTSRADSLYLDTARLSNCDDLTKGNSSDEVSKFSGYMCKTCPQICATLNKLKRHREQDHNETTSGVPKPASSTPKLSLRINLAKPSRTLKSVSKTLLHTKKVYIKIKCPQCPYVCSTNLGLNSHVLKQHNNAAPKDGIHKCMLCSQTYPFKRRLAKHYVRTHGKGAFQKYYIPLYKPFQKKKESSSQQQQNNSEKRLIYKCPTCPYVNTSYHGTLTHCQMKHPSFTVRADELETGEILLSNIVRCSKGKGSYKRGYMCKSCPEIHPSIKKLINHCRTEHGKTAVSELLSEAEKQDDNEDEAEETSVQLQREDGKAAPLKIVLKKDSTYKCELCTYSALTRKNLQCHYKYFHKLDALSTYKKLERYNKRKNNFPFRYIELKKQLNLICKKCPNSVFASSQLLIEHYNNFHHLRSKSDFTVVSFGVRQKSTGLYKCNFCRKNLHGIRYLTRHMDRHRDQMKVEASQKKLSFASGTADPPSPKVSQTKDKLPTVETIAELSHWTGAPVEVVTLPSSPPPSSSKVPDVDPEAEAQEAGHTCKRCQRTFMSLKGLRSHERSHAALGAIKKLDNLTNTEFKNNIKKYLLHKPETLKPYRCGCCAYRTNFMALWQSHFLKNHQDIIEEEITETRIKDEEISPSSDKEVLNNLPELDEEQEDVEESTESYSEPPNVQRQLTHYSLMAQNVDKTNMNLHELSLSEGNLQCEMCNFNTEHLSSIRRHYANRHGKKILRCKDCEFYTGLRKNMEMHIETGHSTCQSKPTYLKDLRCPFCLYQTKNKNNMIDHIVLHREERIMPIEVRRPKLSRYLQGIVFRCHKCTFSSGSAENLRLHMMRHDDVKPYKCRLCYFDCTRLTDLEAHLSDKHQVLRNHELVGQVSLDQLEARTGSRPETNVNHGSNSDELEAEEFTPDRDDVPQTDSIPDYHSTENMMLPMKEEHEPEEQEKNGKTPANSSGSDVIQQNTSVLQRHEQDTQAQDQNVAFHQPAKEQHEENTEPKAEDWSDADIKYDNCRKNQTTWTDRQDEKVAQRSLTSGKITDAKADGLHFTENHCKSQSIEAMVEDDIVHHVLLLDEDGSLHKRAGQERTVKMEQTTEGHGADNELNDKVCSTSLSQNLKIQDIIVNPATTKMNSAQGNASKLREGFRFEPHLLTLSPSRTRLKLSHRGSLGSVLANFKREQSQSPKIIKDESEPNREKAVLKECAKEEPPHLEQCEEKKEDEQMEKTDGEVEVNKKNECKVQVSPHLHDDAFAPMDGASELLHDKKLFTCELCGRNLMNVSELNRHILRHGV is encoded by the exons ATGCAAAGTG ATCCAGTGCAGTTTTCCACCTTTGGACACATGGAGGAGACAGTTCCGCAAGAAAGCCTGGCAAAGTTTTTCTATTGCTCTAAATGCACCCTAATTTTCAAATCTAAGGTGTACCTCTTCGAACATCTCAACAAGGTACATTGCTTGGACATAGATGTGTGTCTGAGAGACGCCGGCTTAAAATATGCTGAGAGTAAAAAGGTCAACACAGAGAAGAGCAGAAGTGCAGGAAAGAGTTTTACGTGCAGGAACTGTGATTTTAAGACATGCAGTCAAGACGTTTTAACGAAGCATGAGACACAGTGTGGGCAAACTGAAAGCCCCAAATTGATTGAAGCTTTTACGACACCTGTCACAACATCAAACCAACACGATGAAGCGGAAGCGGCATCCTCATCTAAGGATCTCAGAATATATAAGAGGCCATCATCGCAAACCATCACAAAGTATTTCACAGCAACTTCTGGATCAAATGTAAAGCTCAAGTTATCTTgtgatacaaaaaaaacttttagtttaGAGGAAACCCCTCAGATTGATGTATCTTTTCGACCGtcagatgtttttaaacatgCTGACCATCTTTATCATTCTAAGCGAGGAGAATCCGTTTCTCAGGCTGAACAAACAAATACGGTAATTAGCGAGGTTGGCAGGAAGACCAGTAATGAAAGCTTAAAAGCCCCAGCAAGTAAAAAACCCAAACTAGAAGAAGAagcaactgaaaataaaaccagcaaaCCTTCAGGCAGTGCAGAGTTTTCATTCGAAGTCagtgatgaagaagaagaaaggaaggcCAAGCTTGTTAACAGAGACCCGCCGCGCCCcaaagtttatttctgtaagCACTGTGACTACAGCAATGTGAGCTCCAGGCTTGTGTCCTCTCATTATGCCAGCGATCACCCGTATGTCCGATGCAACGCTGGCTACATTCAGCAGTCGTCTGATCAGAGCGCAACCTTTCGCTGCCTTGAGTGCCCGGTTGAGTTTCTAAGCACTGTTGACCTGAAGTGGCACTACACAGAAAAACACCCAGAGGCTCCAGATGTGTTCAAGATGAAGCTGAATCAACTCAAACTggagtttaaatgtttcacatgtaCATTCACCTGCAGCGAGGTGAAGGACCTAAGACACCATTACAAGCAGAATCATCGGACTTGGGAAGTGGACAATTCTTTGTTGTTCTGTCAATATTTAGTGAAGGaatgtcagaaaatgtgtgaaaaaacagCCAGCCCAGAAAAGTCAGTGGAACTTTCCCCCAAGAGAACCAGCACACCACATAAAGAGGTGGAAATTACACTTTCACGCCACCCGCCAACCTCCACAGGGCCAGATGCAACGCTGTATAAATGCGTTAAGTGTCAGTTTGAGCACAAGTCAGCTGTCGCTATGCAGGTTCACTACCAGAAAAAACACCCAGAAAAATTAGTTACATTAGATGAAATCAAACAATTAGCTCGTGAAATGACgcctgagaaaaaaagtttacagaaagaaaaatccacagtaCAAATAAAAGAGAAGGATACAACAACCGAAGTTTCCAAAGGTTCTCCAGAGCATTTGAGAATTGAAAGTGTTAAATCTCTAGCAGATTATGCCAAAAAAGAGAGCTCCCCCTCCAAacatacaagaaaaacaacGGATGAAACGGCGTCTTcacagaaagtaaaactcaaaccTGCACCGTCTTTGCAAACTGATAGTAAATTGTCCCAATCAGAGCTTCCATCAAAAGCTACTCTGAAAACGCCAGAGATTTCCACACCTAAATGTGTGAAGtcttcaaaaaaagaaagcacaaccaAAATGTCACTTTCTAAACCTAACACGGAAACAACCAAGTCTAAATCTGACAAATATTTATGTAGTTCACCGCTGGACATGCACTACTGTCAGTTTTGCAGCTATGCAAGTCCCCAAATCAGAAGCGTTATTGGCCATCATAATGCAAAACATGCTGCCCATAAGCTGTTATCAAAGGAAGACATCATACAGTATAGCGCTGAGGTGATTGAAAATAAGAATCCAATCACTTTTAAAACAAGTAGTCACATGAAAAACAGCAACGAATGTAAAACCCAGATTAGAAAAACTGAAGTCAGTGTGCATGTAGACCAATTATACTTCTGCCATCTGTGCAATCTTGGAAATCCATCAACACAGGGAATCATTGCTCATCAAACCAAAGTCCACCATTACAAACATTCCAGTCGGAAGAGtattctgaaatattcagctttGGTCCGTGAGAAGATTGAAAAGAACGGATCGGATTCTTCAAAATTACCTCTTCCGATAATAAAAGAAGAGGACAAGGACATGTTCTTCTGCCACAATTGTAACTATAAACACAGATCGTTGGCTGAAGTAGCACACCATTTCTCCAGAATACACTGCAAaccttttaataaaactgatattCGTCAGTACACGTCAAAGGTTCTCGAACAGCTCCAGAAATCTCTGAAGTCAGCTGCAAACCAAGAGAAACCAGAGGgcaaaaaagaagcaacaaacaTGTCTTCCAAAACCTTTTCCAACTCAGTAATAAACACCGAAACACATAGAAAGCTTCCATGCAAATACTGCACATTTACTACTCAGTATGTGTTCCTTTTGATGTCACATATGAGGAAAATTCACTTTTCAAAACTCTCAGTTGCAGCCGTTCTAAGACTTTGTTTCCGTAGAGGAGCGTTAGAATCAGGCTATCACTGCGAGTGGTGCGTTTTCAGTCACAAAAAAGCAGAGGTGGTTCATAAACACTACCAGGACCGACATCCGGGCTGTAAGCAGATGAGCCTTGCGATTGTGAAGGCACGGTTATTTGTCGGTATCAAAGAATTACATTCAAAAGACgagaaaactgaactaaaatcaGTCTCTACAGGCCAGACATCTCAAAGTTCACAAAAAGACCAAGATCAGCTTTACCATTGCACATTATGTACTTTCAAAAGTAACGCAAAGCGCTATCTTACACGCCACTGCAACAAGTTTCATCCTTTGCTGGTAAAAGATTCCCCAAGTGACAaagggaaaagagaaaagagcgAGTTGGATGACCTCAACGAAATGCCAGGATTGTTTGAATCTTTCCAAGTGCCTCTTGAAGACACAGATGAAGAAACTTCGTCTTCCGATGTGATCAAGTGCCCTTCATGCCCGGCGACGTTTCACAGCAAGCACGGTCTGAGTGTTCACACTGGAATAAAACACCTCAACggcagaaatgtgaaaaaacaaccCGAACAAATTGAAGGGCACTTGCATGTCTATAAGTGTCCATATTGCAACTATTTCAACACCAGTCATCAGGGAGTCCTCACTCATTGCCAGATGAGACATCCTGTCTCCACCTCCAGGGCAGACAGCCTTTATCTGGACACGGCACGTTTGTCGAATTGTGATGACCTCACGAAAGGAAACAGTTCTGATGAAGTTTCAAAATTTAGTGGCTACATGTGTAAAACCTGCCCACAAATTTGTGCAActctaaataaactgaaaaggcACCGCGAACAGGACCACAATGAGACCACGAGTGGTGTGCCCAAACCAGCTTCTTCTACACCAAAGCTGAGCCTTAGAATCAATCTAGCTAAGCCCAGTAGAACGCTTAAGTCTGTCTCCAAGACTTTGCTTCACACCAAGAAGGTCTACATCAAGATAAAGTGTCCACAGTGTCCTTATGTCTGCAGCACAAACCTTGGACTGAACAGTCACGTGCTTAAGCAGCACAACAATGCTGCTCCAAAGGACGGCATACATAAATGCATGTTGTGCTCACAGACTTATCCTTTTAAAAGACGACTTGCAAAGCATTATGTCAGGACTCATGGAAAAGGTGCCTTTCAGAAATACTACATTCCACTTTACAAGCCAtttcagaagaagaaagaatcGTCATCTCAGCAACAGCAAAATAACTCGGAAAAACGGCTGATCTATAAATGCCCCACTTGTCCATATGTGAATACCAGTTACCATGGGACTCTCACCCACTGCCAGATGAAGCACCCAAGCTTTACTGTGAGAGCAGATGAACTAGAAACAGGTGAAATACTCCTCTCCAACATTGTGAGGTGCTCAAAAGGCAAAGGCTCCTATAAAAGAGGGTACATGTGCAAAAGCTGTCCAGAAATTCATCCGTCAATCAAGAAACTAATAAACCACTGTAGAACTGAACATGGGAAGACAGCCGTTTCTGAACTTCTctctgaagcagagaagcaagATGACAATGAAgatgaagcagaagaaacaTCTGTACAACTTCAGAGGGAAGATGGAAAAGCAGCCCCCTTAAAGATAGTGCTGAAAAAAGACTCAACTTACAAGTGCGAGTTGTGTACTTACTCAGCTTTAACACGAAAAAATCTCCAGTGTCATTACAAATATTTCCACAAACTGGATGCACTTAGTACTTATAAGAAGTTGGAAAGGTATAACAAACGTAAGAACAACTTCCCCTTTAGATATATTGAgttaaaaaaacagctaaatctCATTTGCAAGAAATGCCCGAACTCGGTGTTTGCCTCGTCCCAGTTGCTGATTGAACATTATAACAATTTTCATCACCTGAGGAGCAAATCTGACTTCACGGTGGTATCATTTGGAGTGAGACAGAAAAGCACTGGGCTCTACAAGTGCAACTTCTGCAGAAAGAATCTGCATGGAATTAGATATCTCACCAGACACATGGATCGCCACAGAGACCAGATGAAGGTTGAGGCCTCgcaaaaaaaactttcctttgCCAGTGGAACAGCAGATCCCCCGTCTCCTAAG GTGTCtcaaacaaaagataaactCCCCACAGTTGAAACTATCGCGGAGCTCAGCCACTGGACGGGTGCACCGGTAGAGGTCGTGACCCTTCCTTCCAGTCCTCCACCATCGTCATCGAAAGTCCCAGATGTCGATCCAGAGGCTGAAGCACAAGAGGCCGGACACACCTGCAAACGGTGCCAGCGGACGTTCATGTCGCTCAAAGGTCTGCGGTCACATGAGCGGAGTCACGCAGCCCTGGGAGCCATTAAGAAACTGGACAATCTGACCAACACGGAGTTCAAAAACAA CATCAAAAAGTACCTCCTCCATAAACCTGAGACTCTGAAGCCTTACCGCTGCGGCTGCTGTGCTTACCGGACAAATTTCATGGCACTTTGGCaaagtcattttctgaaaaaccaTCAAG ATATCATTGAGGAGGAAATCACTGAAACGAGAATTAAGGACGAGGAGATTTCTCCAAGTTCAGACAAGGAGGTTCTGAACAACTTGCCTGAACTCGATGAAGAACAAGAGGATGTAGAAG AATCCACAGAGTCGTACTCCGAGCCTCCAAATGTTCAGCGACAGTTGACCCACTACAGCCTGATGGCACAAAATGTGGACAAAACTAACATGAATTTGCATGAACTCAGTTTGTCTGAGGGAAACCTTCAGTGTGAGATGTGCAACTTCAACACAGAGCACCTGTCGAGCATCCGGCGGCACTATGCTAACCGGCACGGGAAGAAAATCCTAAGGTGCAAAGACTGCGAGTTTTACACGGGTTTAAG gaaaaacatggaGATGCACATAGAGACGGGCCACTCCACCTGCCAGTCCAAGCCGACTTATCTGAAGGACCTTCGCTGCCCGTTCTGCCTCTACCAGACCAAGAACAAGAACAACATGATCGACCACATCGTCTTGCATCGAG agGAGCGTATCATGCCCATAGAAGTTCGCCGCCCAAAACTTTCCCGTTACCTACAAGGCATCGTCTTCCGCTGTCACAAATGCACTTTCAGCAGCGGTAGTGCTGAAAACCTGCGCTTGCACATGATGAGGCACGATGACGTCAAACCTTACAAGTGTCGACTCTGCTACTTTGACTGCACTCGACTCACAGACCTGGAGGCACACCTGAGTGATAAGCATCAG gttttgagaAACCATGAGCTCGTGGGTCAGGTGAGCCTGGATCAGCTGGAAGCAAGGACGGGTTCCCGACCCGAAACCAACGTTAATCACGGCTCCAACAGCGACGAGCTGGAAGCCGAGGAATTTACCCCTGACCGTGACGATGTTCCACAAACTGACAGCATTCCAGATTACCACTCCACAGAGAACATGATGCTTCCAATGAAGGAAGAACATGAACCTGAGGAGCaggagaaaaatggaaaaacacccGCCaacagttctggttctgacgtTATTCAGCAAAACACTTCCGTCCTGCAAAGACACGAGCAGGACACACAAGCACAAGACCAGAATGTAGCCTTCCATCAACCTGCAAAAGAGCAGCATGAAGAAAATACTGAACCAAAGGCTGAGGATTGGAGTGATGCAGATATTAAATACGACAATTGCAGGAAGAACCAAACCACATGGACTGACAGACAGGATGAAAAAGTTGCACAGAGGAGTTTGACATCTGGTAAAATAACCGATGCAAAGGCCGATGGGCTGCATTTTACGGAGAATCACTGTAAATCCCAGAGCATTGAGGCGATGGTAGAAGATGACATCGTGCATCACGTCCTGCTGCTGGACGAAGACGGTAGCCTGCACAAGAGGGCAGGTCAGGAGAGAACCGTTAAAATGGAACAAACGACAGAGGGGCATGGAGCAGACAACGAGTTAAACGATAAAGTTTGCAGCACATCTTTGTCCCAGAACCTCAAAATTCAAGACATTATCGTAAATCCAGCCACAACAAAAATGAATTCTGCACAGGGAAACGCGTCAAAGCTTCGAGAGGGTTTCAGGTTTGAGCCGCATTTGCTGACGCTTTCCCCCAGTCGTACTCGACTCAAACTGAGCCACAGGGGGAGTTTGGGCAGCGTGTTGGCGAACTTTAAACGGGAGCAAAGCCAGAGTCCAAAAATCATTAAGGATGAATCTGAACCGAACAGAGAAAAAGCAGTACTTAAGGAGTGTGCGAAGGAAGAGCCCCCCCATCTCGAACAATGtgaggagaaaaaggaggatGAGCAAATGGAGAAGACGGATGGAGAAGTTGAAGTTAACAAGAAAAACGAGTGCAAGGTTCAGGTTTCTCCACATCTTCATGATG
- the coq2 gene encoding 4-hydroxybenzoate polyprenyltransferase, mitochondrial, with translation MFPNRLSSRLTLTALRWTAVSRTCPPSCLSTLSNCFLQNQTARSKDGFLSESAVLRRVLCSQCRFKLRPRETQRRSFSLSGANVVNSAPAHVQPYLRLMRLDKPIGTWLLYLPCTWSIALAAEPGCLPDVGMLALFGTGALLMRGAGCTINDMWDKDFDKQVARTACRPIASGEISRMQALVFLGGQLSLALCVLLCLNYYSIALGASSLSLVITYPLMKRITYWPQLVLGLTFNWGALLGWAAVKGSCDWSVCLPLYFSGVMWTLVYDTIYAHQDKEDDVKVGVKSTALMFQERTKLWLSGFTAAMLSGLVVAGVNAEQTLPYYAALSAVAVHLARQIYTVDINKAEDCWKQFSSNRNLGLVLFLGIVAGNLLKESKEI, from the exons ATGTTCCCTAACAGGCTGAGCAGCCGGTTAACTCTGACGGCCCTGAGATGGACCGCTGTGAGTCGGACCTGTCCCCCGTCCTGTCTCTCCACCCTGTCCAACTGCTTCCTGCAAAACCAAACAGCGAGGAGTAAAGACGGCTTCCTTTCAGAGTCTGCTGTGTTGAGACGAGTTTTGTGCAGCCAGTGTCGGTTTAAGTTGAGACCCAGAGAAACGCAGCGCAGGTCGTTCAGTCTCTCTGGTGCTAATGTGGTGAACTCAGCTCCTGCTCATGTCCAGCCTTACCTGAGGCTGATGAGGCTGGACAAACCCATCG GAACATGGCTGCTCTACCTTCCTTGTACATGGAGCATCGCCTTGGCAGCGGAGCCTGGATGCCTCCCGGATGTCGGGATGCTTGCCCTGTTTGGTACCGGCGCCCTGCTGATGAGGGGGGCAGGCTGCACCATCAACGACATGTGGGATAAAGACTTTGacaaacaa GTGGCCAGGACAGCCTGCAGACCGATCGCATCGGGGGAGATTTCACGGATGCAGGCGCTGGTTTTCCTCGGAGGGCAGCTCTCCCTCGCTCTCTGTGTTCTTCTGTGTCTCAACTACTACAG CATAGCTCTTGGtgcctcttctctctctcttgtaaTCACTTACCCACTGATGAAGAGGATCACTTACTGGCCACAGCTCGTATTGG GGCTCACTTTTAACTGGGGCGCTCTGCTTGGCTGGGCCGCCGTGAAGGGCTCCTGTGATTGGTCCGTATGCCTTCCCCTGTATTTCTCTGGAGTGATGTGGACGTTGGTATATGACACAATCTATGCTCATCAG GATAAAGAGGACGACGTTAAAGTGGGAGTAAAATCCACAGCGCTGATGTTCCAGGAGCGAACCAAACTTTGGCTGAGCGGCTTCACGGCGGCCATGTTGTCTGGGCTGGTCGTGGCCGGAGTCAATGCCGAGCAAACGCTTCCTTACTATGCCGCGCTGAGCGCTGTGGCCGTTCACCTCGCACGCCAG atTTACACAGTGGACATCAACAAAGCAGAAGATTGCTGGAAACAGTTTAGTTCAAACAGAAACCTGGgacttgtgttgtttttaggaATAGTTGCTggtaatttgctgaaagaatcTAAAGAGATATGA